Proteins found in one Candidatus Thorarchaeota archaeon genomic segment:
- a CDS encoding Lrp/AsnC ligand binding domain-containing protein, producing MIVAFVMAKVDSKKTRDVLEKVKKFEQVEEAYVIYGAYDLIIQGSFESPEALSSFVVDDLRRIDGVKDTVTNVAASST from the coding sequence GTGATTGTTGCTTTTGTAATGGCCAAAGTAGACTCAAAGAAAACACGCGATGTACTAGAGAAAGTGAAGAAATTCGAACAGGTTGAAGAAGCGTACGTAATTTATGGGGCGTATGATCTCATCATCCAAGGCAGCTTCGAGTCACCTGAAGCACTCAGCTCATTTGTTGTCGATGATCTTCGCCGTATCGACGGTGTAAAGGATACCGTCACCAATGTTGCTGCCTCATCTACGTAG